CACCGCCGGGCAAGCCCACTACCGCCTTGTGAAGCGCGATTTGCCCTATACCGCCCCAAAGGCCAGCCTGATGAAACTCATCATTGACGGCATTCTCACGCAAAAGCTGCCGTGGGCGCTGGTGCTGTTGGGGATGTTCATTTCCATCACGATGGAGTTGTGCGGCGTCGCGGCGCTGCCGTTCGCCGTCGGGTTGTACCTGCCGTTTTCAACTTCGGCGGCGATTTTCGTCGGCGGCTTTATTCGGTGGTTGGTCGACCGGCAAACGGGCGGTACGGTCTCGGAAGCCGAGGCCGAAGCCGGAAGCGGCGTGCTGTTCAGTTCCGGGCTGATTGCCGGCGGCTCGATTGGCGGGCTACTGCTGGCGGCGCTGACCGTGGTCGCCGGCGCGGCGCTGGCGAAGCTCAACGTAGCGGAGCACGTTCCGGCGCTCGAGCACGGGCCGTTTTCCGATGTCTGGGCGACGGCGGTGTTTCTGCTGCTCGGCGTCGGTCTTTACCGCGTAGCGCGGTGGTCCCTCGTTGGAAAGACATCATGAGCGCAACGACGTGGTTGGTTCGGCGACTGCTGGCGGCGGTCGCCTTTGGCTTCGGCCTGCTGTGGCTTGGCGTTGGTGTGTTGGCGGGCGATGTCTGGGCAGGCGGCGTCGTCACCCGCGACAATGTTCCCTTCAACTACGCCGAAGACCGCCTGCTGATCTACTACGACCCGGCGACCAAGCGCGAAACGGTCATTTTTGAGCCGGCGATTCGCTTTCGAGGCGAAGCTTTCGCCTGGGCGATGCCGTTTCCGGGGGACATTCAGTTGGCGGCCGCCGGGCCGCAGATTTTTCTGCGCCTGAGCGAATACCTTGCGCCGACCGTTATCGAAACCAAACTCCGGTGGAAGCTGGCGTTCTGGCTCTGGGAGTGGCTCAAGCCGAAGCCAGTCGTCAAACCGAGTGAGTCGCTCAAGCCGCAGCCCGGTCAGGTAGTGGTGGCGCGGCGCGTGGTCGAGGCTGGGATTGAAACGTTCCCGCGCGCCACGAAGGAGGAACTCATCAAGGGGCTTCAAAAGGCGGTGACGCGCGATCTCGATGAAATTCCGTTCGATCCAACTAAACCGCCCAAGCCGGAAAAGCCACTGGTGTTGTCAAAGGCGTTTCTTGCGTGGGCTCAACCGCATCTTGATCGGAAGGCAACCTGGGTCATTGTCACGGCGCGGACGGACGCCCCTGATATTTCGCTCGGTTATGATGAGCAGGCCTCCATCCAGCCGTTCGTCGTCTCCTTCACCACCGAGCAGCCGATTGTGCCACTGCTTTGCCCGCCGCCGACGCCGGCGGCCGAGAACGTTCCGCAGTACCGCAACTTCAAAGTGTTCATTGTCGCCAATGAACGCAAAGAAGTGCGCGCCGACGGTGTTCTGTTGTTTGACCCGGCCGCCGTGCCGTTTGCGGATCGTGTCCCGGCTGCCGATTGGGCCAAGCGGGTACTTGCTCCGACACAGCCTGAATTTCAACCGGCAGGCGACACCTTTCTGACCGTTTATTTCCACACCGAGCGCAACCAGCGCGTCTTTCAGACCAACCCGGTCATTGTTCCGGCGACGACGCAAGCAACCATTCGTCCGCCGGCAAACATTGTCGTGCAGGAACGTCCGGTCATCATTCCTGGCGAGGCATTGCTGCTGATGCTGAGCGGCGGCGTAGTCTATTGGCGGCAACGCCAACGCGAACGGCGGTGAGTAGTACGAACCGCCAGTACGCCGCCACGACTTACGCTTGCCCCGCCGAAGGGCAGAGATCGGCAAGGATGCACGCCTCGCAGCGCGGACGGCGTGCACGACACACCGCTCGGCCGTGAAAAATGAACCAGTGCGGCAGCATCACGTAGTGCCGGCGAGGAACAATCGCCATTAGGTCACGTTCGACTTTTTCTGGCGTCGGCGCAGTGGAAAAGCCCAATCGGGCGGCAAGGCGCGTCACATGCGTATCCACCACGATACCCGGCGCTTGACCGAAGGCGTTACCCAAGACGACGTTCGCCGTTTTGCGCGCCACACCTGGCAGCGTAAGCAGCTCTTCCATCGTACGGGGCACTTCCCCGCCGAAAGCTTCAACCAACCGCCGCCCCATCCCCTGTAACGCCTTGGCTTTGTTCCGGTAAAAGCCCGTCGAACGAATGTCCGCCTGAAGGGTCTCAAGGTCGGCCTGAGCGTAATCCGCCGCCGTCCGGTATTTCTGGAAGAGGTCTTTCGTGACCAGATTGACCCGCTCATCCGTACACTGGGCAGACAGAATGGTGGCGACCAACAGTTCGAGCGGCGTCGTGTAGTTAAGCGAACAGCGCGCGTCGGGATACGCCCGGCGCAGTCGCCGAATAACGGTCTGCATGCGGCGGCGCTGAGCCGCCAAGTCGGTGTTGTCCACCATCGGATGAGTTGCTTTCGACTTCATAAGTGCGGATGAAGCGCGTGGGAAACGGCTTGACGTTGACAGGGGTTTGAAGCCAGCATAGCGGCATTCAATCGCTTCTGAAACAGCCTGTTTTCAATACTCCCATCGCTCCAAGACTGACAGCGTATGCCAAAGGTGCTTGTTCCTCTCGCGGAAGGCTTCGAGGAGATGGAAGCCGTGATTGTCGTGGATGTTCTGCGCCGCGCTGACATCGCCGTCGTGACGGCTGCGCTGACTGACAACCGCACCGTCACCGGCTCCCACGGCATTCCGGTCGTCGCCGATACGACGCTGGCCGCCGTGATGGAAGACCACTTTGACGCGGTGGTTCTGCCCGGCGGGTTGCCCGGCGCGACGAATCTCCGCGACGACCCACGCATCGCCGAGATCGTGCGCCGGACGGTCGAACAAGATGGGTGGGCGGCGGCAATTTGCGCCGCGCCGCTGGCGTTGGCGGCCTTTGGGGTGCTGCGTGGGAAGGCGTTCACCTCGCATCCAAGTGTGCGCGACCGGTTGGCGGACGCTGGAGGCGAGTACGATGAACGGCGAGTTGCAGTGGACGGGCGCATCGTCACTAGCCGCAGTCCCGGCACGGCGTTTGAATTCGCGCTGGCGTTGGTCGCCCGCCTTGCTGATGAAGCGACGGCGCGGCGGTTGGCGGAGGCAATGTTGGTTGCGGCTTCGGTCGTTTGAGGTCAGAACGTTCGGAGTAATTCGTTGGTATGAAACCCCTGCCAAAACACTTGGTCTTTGGGACGCTGGCCACTGGCTTGCTGGCGGTCGGCGGTTATGTCTGGCTTCAGGGCCGAACGAGCCTGCCGTCATCTTCAACGCCCGCCTTGGCGACGGATACCGTCGCCGCAAAGGAAGCGGCGGTGGATCCGCTCTTGAGCGAGTTGCTCGCGGATGACTATGCCGACGCCGAGGAACTCGAATACTACGACCGCAACGCCGTCCGGCGGGCGTTGCTGGCCGAACAGACGCGCGCGACCGGCAAACGCGCTGTCGCCGTTGCTTACTTGCTAGCAGCGCTGGATGAAGACTACGCCCGCAATCGGGATATTGTCTTGGCGGCGCTGGAAGCGCGTCTGGCTGATCCAACTGAAGACGATGACGCCATCGAGTACGCCATCTCGCTGTGTAAGCGAGGCGATCAGAGCTTACGGCGACCGCTGTTCGCAGCGGCCGCGCGGTGCGTTGGCGAGTCGGCCGAGCTGCTGGGGACATTCTACGCCGACCTGATTGCCTCTGACCTGGATGGGTTTCTGGACGTACTCAGCCGCTTCCATGCAGATGAACAACGGCGGATCGCGGACCTGATGGCTCAAAGCTTGGTCGTGACACCAGAGGAGCAAGTGTCGGACGACCAGTTTGACGACATCTATGAGACCTTGACCCACCGTGCCGCACAGGGCAAATCTGACATTCGCGCTGCTGCCCGCCGGTGTGTTGAGGCGCTTGACCGTGAGCTAGCTGATGACGGCGCGACACCGGCGGCGCTGCTGGTGCATGGCGTACGTAAGCCTTCCCCTTTTGCCAAATAGCGCTTGAACCACGTACAAGTCCACTACCTGCTGAACAGAGCCAATCAAGCGGGCCGAAGGGACAGCCTGCGCCTTGGCATGCGCCCGCGGCGCCTTCCAAGGCATCGGCTACGTCTTGGGTTGGACGCCAATCCCTGGTAGAGGTCGCGGCGTCAGTCGCCCGGCGACAAGTTGTGCGCCATCAAAGGGGTCGTTGGCGATGAGCGCTGCGCCGTCCAAATCCGCCCAATCCGCCAGTGGCGACAGATGCGCCGCCGCCGATACGGCGCAGGAAGTCTCCGTCATACAGCCCAGCAACGTTTTGAGACCCAGCGCCCGCGCTACGGTTAGCATCATATAGGCGGCGCGCAACCCACCGCACTTCGCCAACTTGACGTTAACGCCGTGATAGACGCCGCGTGCGGCGACGACATCCGCGATGCTGTGAACGGCCTCGTCGCCGATAATCGGCAGCGGACTGCGCTCGGTCAGCCAAGCATGGTCATCCACGCGGCTCGGCGGAAACGGCTGCTCGACAAAGAGCACGTTTTGCTCGGCCAGCCAGCCGATGAAATCCAACGCCGCCATCCGGTCGCGCCAACCCTGATTGGCGTCCACTGAAAGCGGCCGGTCAGTGGCGTCGCGGACGGCGGCGACCAACGCCCGGTCGTCTTTCCCGCCAAGCTTGAGCTTGATGACCTGGTACGCAGTGACCTGCGTGACTTTGCGGCGTAGCGCCTCCGGTGCCCCCAAACTGAGCGTAAACGATGTCGGCGGAATTCGCGCCAAATCTAGACCCCACAGTACGTAGAGCGGCCGCCCAATGATTTTGCCGAACAAGTCGTGCAGGGCGATGTCTAGTGCCGCCAGCGCGGGCGGTAGGTCGCCAATGCTGGCGGCGGCCTCCGCCAGCAGGGCGTCGAGGTTGAGGGGGTCGGCGTTCACCGGCCAGGAGACACGCGCCAACGCTCGGCAGACGGCGTCCTGTGTCCACCCCAAATACGGTGGTAAAGCGACCTCGCCGTAGCCGACCAACCCGGCGTAATGCAGTTCGGTAAGCACAGCCGGCGTCGTTGTTCGGCTGCCGACGGCTAGGGCAAAGGGTTCTTTGAGTTCGAGAGTAAACGGACGAATGATCAAACGCATGGCCCGTTACGCCGCCCCTAGGAGTCAGCTTGACAGCTTGAAGCAACCACGGAAGCGTTGACGGTGTACAGGGGTTCTTAGATAACCTAGCTCACAACACTTTGCTGCTATTTAGCCAGTGACATGAAACGAATCGCGCTTGTGACCGGGGGGACGGCCGGCATCGGGAAGGAAACCGTGCGTGGATTGGCGCGCGCCGGTTTTGCTGTGGCTTTCATCGGGCGCGATCCCCGCAAATGCGAACTTGTCGTCCAAGAACTGCGCGCCGACACTGGCAACCCTGACATCACAGCCCTGACAGCCGACCTGTCGCGCTTGGATGACGTTCGACGTGCGGCGGCTGAGTTTCGCGCCGCCTTTCCCCGCCTCGATGTTCTGGTCAACAACGTTGGAGCGATTTTCGACGTACGCCGGACAACCCCCGACGGCTTTGAACAAACGTTTGCGCTTAACCACCTCTCCTACTTCCTGCTGACCAATCTGCTGCTTGACCTGCTTGTCGCAAGTGCGCCGGCGCGCGTTGTCAACGTCAGCTCGCGGGCGCATCGCTTCGTGACCGGCGTGGATTTCGACGATCTTCAGTTCGAACGGAAGCCGTACGCTGCGATGACGGCTTACGGCCAATCGAAGTTGATGAACATTCTTTTCAGTCACGAACTGGCGCGGCGGTTGGACGGAACGGGCGTGACCTCCAACTGTTTGCATCCGGGCGGTGTCGCCTCCAACTTCGCCGATAATACGTCTGGGTGGTTTCGTTTGACGGCGCGAGTGCTCAAGTGGGCGTTTGGTATTTCACCCGCGCGCGGCGCGGAGACATCGCTTTATTTGGCGACGGCGGCTGAGGCGGCGGGCGTCAGCGGCCAATACTTTGAGCGTTGCCGGCCAGCGCCGACCAGCGCCGCCGCCAATGACCCTGCGGCGCAGGCGCGGTTGTGGCAAGTCAGCGAGGAAGCGGTTGGCCAAGTGTTTCCTTCGCCGGCAGGAGTCACATCGTGATTTTCGACGTGCTTCCCGCTTCTTCCACGAGGACGCTTAGCGCCCTCCCAGTCACAGCGCCGACGTTGGCTGGCCGCGTCCTTGCTGTTGTCTTAGCGGCTTGGTGGTTGCTGCCGTTTTTCGCCTTCTTCGTCGTGGCCTCGCCGGGCGGCCTCACATTTGAGTTTCAACAGGGCCTTAGGGGCGGTGCAACGGCACTGGCGCTCGCCGTCATTGCCGCTGTCTTACTCCGGCTGGCTTCCATGAGCGGCTCGCTGCTTGAAATCCGCCGCCGTCGCCGTCGCCGCGCCATCGAGATGGAATGGACGCTGCCGAACTCCGAACGCATTCGTCCAATTTCGATTATCGTGTGGGTGCGCGGCGGGCGCGAACGAGCGGTTGAGATTATAGACCGTCTGCTAGCGCTGGATTATCCACGCTTTGAAGTCATTGTCGTCAATGACGGCGCAAGCGATGGGACGCATGCTTGTCTGCAAGAGGCGTTCCTCCTCCATCCCGTCTCACGCATTATTCAGCGCAGCATCCCAATGCAGACTGAGCCGACGCTGTACGCCTCGGCCAAACACGCCGAACTGACCGTCGTCGCCAAACCAGCGACCGGCCGCGAAGATTCGCTCAACTGTGGTTTGAATCTGTCGCGCTATCCGCTGGTCTGCGCCCTTGACACCCAAGTCACGCTTAATCCAGATGCGTTGATTGAGCTTGCTCGTGGATTCATTGAAGACGTGACGCAGACCGTCGCTGTCAGTTGTCTGG
Above is a genomic segment from Chloracidobacterium sp. containing:
- the nth gene encoding endonuclease III; translated protein: MKSKATHPMVDNTDLAAQRRRMQTVIRRLRRAYPDARCSLNYTTPLELLVATILSAQCTDERVNLVTKDLFQKYRTAADYAQADLETLQADIRSTGFYRNKAKALQGMGRRLVEAFGGEVPRTMEELLTLPGVARKTANVVLGNAFGQAPGIVVDTHVTRLAARLGFSTAPTPEKVERDLMAIVPRRHYVMLPHWFIFHGRAVCRARRPRCEACILADLCPSAGQA
- a CDS encoding SDR family NAD(P)-dependent oxidoreductase — protein: MKRIALVTGGTAGIGKETVRGLARAGFAVAFIGRDPRKCELVVQELRADTGNPDITALTADLSRLDDVRRAAAEFRAAFPRLDVLVNNVGAIFDVRRTTPDGFEQTFALNHLSYFLLTNLLLDLLVASAPARVVNVSSRAHRFVTGVDFDDLQFERKPYAAMTAYGQSKLMNILFSHELARRLDGTGVTSNCLHPGGVASNFADNTSGWFRLTARVLKWAFGISPARGAETSLYLATAAEAAGVSGQYFERCRPAPTSAAANDPAAQARLWQVSEEAVGQVFPSPAGVTS
- a CDS encoding DJ-1/PfpI family protein produces the protein MPKVLVPLAEGFEEMEAVIVVDVLRRADIAVVTAALTDNRTVTGSHGIPVVADTTLAAVMEDHFDAVVLPGGLPGATNLRDDPRIAEIVRRTVEQDGWAAAICAAPLALAAFGVLRGKAFTSHPSVRDRLADAGGEYDERRVAVDGRIVTSRSPGTAFEFALALVARLADEATARRLAEAMLVAASVV
- a CDS encoding dipeptide epimerase, translating into MRLIIRPFTLELKEPFALAVGSRTTTPAVLTELHYAGLVGYGEVALPPYLGWTQDAVCRALARVSWPVNADPLNLDALLAEAAASIGDLPPALAALDIALHDLFGKIIGRPLYVLWGLDLARIPPTSFTLSLGAPEALRRKVTQVTAYQVIKLKLGGKDDRALVAAVRDATDRPLSVDANQGWRDRMAALDFIGWLAEQNVLFVEQPFPPSRVDDHAWLTERSPLPIIGDEAVHSIADVVAARGVYHGVNVKLAKCGGLRAAYMMLTVARALGLKTLLGCMTETSCAVSAAAHLSPLADWADLDGAALIANDPFDGAQLVAGRLTPRPLPGIGVQPKT